A region from the Hippopotamus amphibius kiboko isolate mHipAmp2 chromosome 15, mHipAmp2.hap2, whole genome shotgun sequence genome encodes:
- the GPX4 gene encoding phospholipid hydroperoxide glutathione peroxidase isoform X2, producing MSFSRLCRVLKPALLCGALAAPGLAGTMCASRDDWRSAHSMYDFSAKDIDGHMVNLDKYRGYVCIVTNVASQUGKTDVNYTQLVDLHARYAECGLRILAFPCNQFGKQEPGSNAEIKEFAAGYNVKFDMFSKICVNGDDAHPLWKWMKAQPKGRGMLGNAIKWNFTKVRGLGGWGADPSTVPHRQERLCGEAVRSHGRARDHREGPAVLPLAPQVCSPDPSLSPVPLGAFHPAPMTVCLKTSPWWGRPENPRAPLPEEGPSARPAARRPHPPLAALWE from the exons ATGAGCTTCAGCCGCCTGTGTCGTGTGCTGAAGCCGGCGCTGCTCTGCGGGGCCCTGGCCGCGCCCGGCCTGGCCGGCACCATG TGCGCTTCCCGCGACGACTGGCGCAGTGCTCACTCCATGTACGACTTCTCAGCCAAGGACATCGACGGGCACATGGTGAACCTGGACAAGTACCG GGGCTACGTGTGCATCGTCACCAACGTGGCCTCGCAATGAGGCAAGACGGATGTAAACTACACTCAGCTGGTCGACCTGCACGCGCGATACGCCGAGTGTGGTTTACGGATCCTGGCCTTCCCTTGCAACCAGTTCGGAAAGCAG GAGCCAGGGAGTAACGCAGAGATCAAAGAGTTCGCCGCTGGCTACAACGTCAAGTTCGACATGTTCAGCAAGATCTGTGTGAACGGGGACGATGCCCACCCGCTGTGGAAGTGGATGAAAGCCCAGCCCAAGGGGAGGGGCATGCTGGGAAA CGCCATCAAATggaacttcaccaaggtaagggggctggggggctggggggcagacCCGAGCACCG TTCCTCATCGACAAGAACGGCTGTGTGGTGAAGCGGTACGGTCCCATGGAAGAGCCCGTG ACCATAGAGAAGGACCTGCCGTGCTACCTCTAGCTCCACAAGTGTGCTCCCCCGACCCGAGCCTGTCGCCCGTGCCCCTCGGAGCCTTCCACCCGGCGCCCATGACGGTCTGCCTGAAAACCAGCCCCTGGTGGGGCAGGCCCGAGAACCCGCGTGCACCCCTGCCGGAGGAAGGCCCCTCGGCGCGGCCCGCAGCTCGgcgcccccacccacccctggctGCCTTGTGGGAATAA
- the GPX4 gene encoding phospholipid hydroperoxide glutathione peroxidase isoform X1, which yields MSFSRLCRVLKPALLCGALAAPGLAGTMCASRDDWRSAHSMYDFSAKDIDGHMVNLDKYRGYVCIVTNVASQUGKTDVNYTQLVDLHARYAECGLRILAFPCNQFGKQEPGSNAEIKEFAAGYNVKFDMFSKICVNGDDAHPLWKWMKAQPKGRGMLGNAIKWNFTKFLIDKNGCVVKRYGPMEEPVTIEKDLPCYL from the exons ATGAGCTTCAGCCGCCTGTGTCGTGTGCTGAAGCCGGCGCTGCTCTGCGGGGCCCTGGCCGCGCCCGGCCTGGCCGGCACCATG TGCGCTTCCCGCGACGACTGGCGCAGTGCTCACTCCATGTACGACTTCTCAGCCAAGGACATCGACGGGCACATGGTGAACCTGGACAAGTACCG GGGCTACGTGTGCATCGTCACCAACGTGGCCTCGCAATGAGGCAAGACGGATGTAAACTACACTCAGCTGGTCGACCTGCACGCGCGATACGCCGAGTGTGGTTTACGGATCCTGGCCTTCCCTTGCAACCAGTTCGGAAAGCAG GAGCCAGGGAGTAACGCAGAGATCAAAGAGTTCGCCGCTGGCTACAACGTCAAGTTCGACATGTTCAGCAAGATCTGTGTGAACGGGGACGATGCCCACCCGCTGTGGAAGTGGATGAAAGCCCAGCCCAAGGGGAGGGGCATGCTGGGAAA CGCCATCAAATggaacttcaccaag TTCCTCATCGACAAGAACGGCTGTGTGGTGAAGCGGTACGGTCCCATGGAAGAGCCCGTG ACCATAGAGAAGGACCTGCCGTGCTACCTCTAG